From Spirochaetota bacterium:
TACTCCCTAGAATATTAAATAATGAGCTGAACTCATATAAAAGGCGAATATTAAAAAGATTATTAATCATGTCAAATAACATTTTACTGTATGTAATATATTAATTATTAATAACTTTATATCTTGTAGTGTCATGATATTGTTTAACACTGATTTAATAGTTAGGATATAATGGCATGCATCTAATATTAAATATTATATATGCCATCATATTAATTATATTTGTGGGAAACAGAATATTATGGATTCATTTTTATCTTGAGTGGAATATCATCCTATTATAGATATTAAGTCAATGATATTTCTATAAAAAAATTGATCATGGTATAAAAAATAAGTCGTTTTGAACAATGAAATAATTTACTAGTTAAAATAATAATTCATTTCTATGAAATTACTGTAACTACTGAATTAGTCAATAGTTAAATATTTGAATATTAAAAATTATAAAAATGAATTGCAATTATAATCTTGAATAGAGTCGTTTTTAGAAATGATTATTCAATAATATTGCCATAATTATTAATTTTTTTCACATTTATAGAATTAATTATAATAAAATAGAATCCTTCAATATCAAAACAAATATAAAATTTTCAATAAAAATTATTGCACTATTTCATTTAGTTTTAAATAAGGTATTCAAATCTCATAGCTTGAACCGATATAGCATCGGCTAGTATTTTATAAATGACAAATGTAGATAATATTTTATTTTTTATACTTATGATTATCGGTGTATATTAATGGTGAATAAAAATGGAGAAAATTGATATCCCTGTTAGTGAGTCTCATAGAATCATCAATGCCGGTTCTGTCATACTTATTACAGCCACAACAGCAAATTTATCTACAATCACCACTGTGGCTTGGCATATGCCAGTAAGCGGATCACCGAAATTGTTAGGTCTATCACTCGGTTTTGAAAGATTTTCTTTAAAGATAATAGAAGAATCAAAATCATTTTGCATAAATCTTCCAGAATTATCTATGCTTAATGAGGTAATCTATTGTGGTACTCATTCAGGTAGAGATGTTGACAAGTTAGCAAAGACGGGACTAACTTCAAGTAAGTGCAAAATAATAGATGCATACTATATTGAAGAATGTGTTGGTCATATTGAGTGTTTGGTTTATAAGATGTATGACTCAGGTGACCATAAAGTGGTTATTGGCAAAGTAATTGCATCCTATGTAAACAAAAATCTCTTTAATGATAATGGAGTAATTGATATTAGTAGAGTTAAGTTAATTCATCACCTTGGTGGTTCTCAATTTGGGATCCTGAGTCCAAATGATTAAAAGGAGTAGAAGATGGAATGTAATAAGGAAAAGAATCATAAAATGTGTAATTGTACTTATGAGCCTTGCTCAAAGAAGGGTCTATGCTGTGAGTGTGTTTCATACCACCTTAGATCGCGAGAGCTTCCAGCATGTTTCTTCCCAAAGCAGGCTGAAAAAACCTATGACAGATCCTTTGAGCATTTTACTAAGTTAGTCAGTTCAGGGGAAATATGAAACATTGTATAGTATTTATAACAAAAATTTATGTTAAGTACTTTAAATTACTGTTCTGACACGTAAAAGGCATCGTTTCAAATAAAGGCTTCGGTACAGTGATTGGTTCTATGCGAATAACCAGTATAAAGGTACAGAGAAAAGACCTGTATCAAGCTATGCATTCCTAACTTGAATCCTTAAGCTAATCCAACTGAAAGCTAAAAATTGATTTTATCCCCTTTTAGGAAGATAGTGTAATGGGTTTAAGGAT
This genomic window contains:
- a CDS encoding flavin reductase family protein, with amino-acid sequence MEKIDIPVSESHRIINAGSVILITATTANLSTITTVAWHMPVSGSPKLLGLSLGFERFSLKIIEESKSFCINLPELSMLNEVIYCGTHSGRDVDKLAKTGLTSSKCKIIDAYYIEECVGHIECLVYKMYDSGDHKVVIGKVIASYVNKNLFNDNGVIDISRVKLIHHLGGSQFGILSPND
- a CDS encoding DUF6485 family protein; translation: MECNKEKNHKMCNCTYEPCSKKGLCCECVSYHLRSRELPACFFPKQAEKTYDRSFEHFTKLVSSGEI